A single window of Eucalyptus grandis isolate ANBG69807.140 chromosome 1, ASM1654582v1, whole genome shotgun sequence DNA harbors:
- the LOC104422466 gene encoding adenine nucleotide transporter BT1, chloroplastic/mitochondrial-like, whose protein sequence is MGNLIKLFAYDTVNKQLSHKPGEQPKLPLPASLVAGACAGVSSTICTYPLELVKTRFTVQRGVYDGMFDAFLKIVRDEGPAELYRGLAPSLIGVIPYAATNYFAYDMSRKAYRKFFKEEKIGNIETLLIGSLAGAISSSATFPLEVARKHMQVGPVSGRQVYKNVVHALASILEQEGVGGLYRGLGPSCMKLVPAAGISFMCYEACKRILVEDDEEA, encoded by the exons ATGGGGAACTTAATTAAA CTATTTGCTTATGATACAGTCAACAAACAGTTGTCGCATAAACCTGGGGAACAGCCAAAGCTTCCCCTTCCTGCCTCCTTAGTTGCAGGTGCCTGTGCTGGTGTGAGCTCAACAATATGTACATATCCTCTTGAGTTGGTCAAAACTCGATTCACAGTCCAG AGGGGAGTTTATGATGGTATGTTTGATGCGTTCTTGAAAATAGTGAGGGACGAGGGACCTGCAGAATTATATAGAGGCCTCGCTCCTAGTCTTATCGGAGTGATTCCATATGCTGCCACCAACTATTTTGCTTATGACATGTCGAGAAAGGCATATCGGAAGTTTTTTAAGGAAGAGAAGATTGGGAACATCGAGACCCTTCTCATCGGATCATTAGCTGGCGCTATTTCGAGTAGTGCAACTTTCCCCTTGGAGGTAGCTCGGAAGCATATGCAAGTGGGACCAGTCAGCGGTAGGCAGGTGTACAAAAACGTGGTTCATGCTCTTGCGAGCATACTTGAGCAGGAAGGTGTTGGAGGTCTATATAGAGGTTTAGGCCCTAGTTGCATGAAGTTGGTGCCTGCTGCTGGGATATCCTTCATGTGCTACGAAGCGTGCAAGAGGATTCtggttgaggatgatgaagaggcgTAA